The Medicago truncatula cultivar Jemalong A17 chromosome 4, MtrunA17r5.0-ANR, whole genome shotgun sequence genome includes a region encoding these proteins:
- the LOC25480464 gene encoding 60S ribosomal protein L37-3 has product MGKGTGSFGKRRNKTHTLCVRCGRRSFHLQKSRCSACAYPAARVRKYNWSEKAIRRKTTGTGRMRYLRNVPRRFKSGFREGTEAAPRNKGAAAST; this is encoded by the exons ATG GGTAAGGGAACAGGTAGTTTCGGTAAGAGAAGGAACAAGACCCACACACTCTGTGTTAGGTGTGGCCGTCGTAGTTTCCATCTCCAGAAGAGTCGCTGCTCAGCATGTGCTTATCCAGCTGCACGTGTAAGGAAAT ATAACTGGAGTGAGAAGGCTATTAGGAGAAAGACCACTGGAACTGGTAGGATGAGGTACTTGAGGAATGTGCCTCGCAGATTCAAGAGTGGATTCAGAGAAG GTACTGAAGCTGCACCCAGGAACAAGGGAGCAGCTGCTTCTACCTAA
- the LOC25491399 gene encoding uncharacterized protein, with translation MSMPKPNQVAVRDLVEEAKKRIVILIVCVVGLSYLMSLTSSSVWVNLPAAASLIIVFRYLSLDYEMKRKAAAYNNKSGSTSNQSSKKPTENAKAVAKFQWRAKVNSPVVEDAIDHFTRHLISEWVTDLWYSRLTPDKEAPEELVQMINGVLGEISGRMRNINLIDFLIRDLVNLICAHLDLFRAAITKIEKQHTDSLTIESRDTEIKIVLAAEDKLHPALFSSEAEHKVLQHLMNGLISVTFKSEDLQCSFFRYTVRELLACCVMRPVLNLANPRFINERIEAVVINKTKANKEVDAAQEVSHTKADELQTSSDHFSQCLDPSVTGVELTQLKNGQSRNAKPSAERNVSDNLSRDPLLSIDTRSSRSWNTLPGNSQSNGDQGTQRHHSGGEWGDILDVVSRRKTQTLAPEHFENVWAKGKNYQKKDGENQSNERAPQHPPMGKSPKVDHMKAISAPKEKDTRSNLNPSKGGHINSGYSSQFTVENASFYANKNGSTCSSVTSSKDDEHNHINRHMSESESNTSYTSEDDETSTVTGLDSPGTKVWDGRSIRNQAVSYVHHPLENFDNHSPKKRNKNRSRYPKLFRTQSGSKRSRSSDIKTHMWQEVERSSFLSGDGQDVLSSSKSHLNSDESSDDADFERSGRIYSGAAASSSSISKSESGSLAANPLRGSSAVDSFYKLRCEVLGANIVKSGSRTFAVYSISVTDVNNNSWSIKRRFRHFEELHRRLKEFPEYNLHLPPKHFLSSGLDVATIQERCELLDKYLKKLMQLPTVSESIELWDFLSVDSQTYIFSNSFSIMETLPVGLDAKSSEKTKISSNVSAPGSDPFLRRRNNVVANGLGPKVNSTPLSPPAKKNTQESRQSFGNSGSTADSLAWKSAPSSPNNLQKSVKGRDSSDEVSNVHHNTADTLPTEWVPPNLSAPILDLVDVIFQLQDGGWIRRQAFWVAKQVLQLGMGDAFDDWLLEKILLLRKGSVIASGVTRVEQILWPDGIFLTKHPNRRPPPTPTSLSQNSPNGNQPTPVSSPRMDDEKQEADRRAKFVYELMIDQAPPTIVSLVGRKEYEQCARDLYFFLQSSVCLKQLAFDLLEMLLLSAFPELDDVFKQVHEEKHKFGELIK, from the exons TGACAAGCTCCTCAGTTTGGGTCAACTTGCCTGCTGCAGCTTCCTTGATAATTGTTTTCCGCTATTTATCACTGGATTATGAAATGAAGAGAAAAGCTGCAGCATACAACAATAAATCAGGCTCCACCAGCAATCAGTCTTCAAAGAAGCCTACCGAAAATGCTAAAGCAGTTGCTAAGTTTCAATGGCGAGCAAAAGTGAATTCTCCTGTTGTCGAGGATGCAATTGATCACTTCACCAGACATCTGATTTCTGAGTGGGTAACAGATCTTTGGTACTCCCGTTTAACACCAGACAAAGAGGCTCCTGAGGAGTTGGTGCAAATGATTAATGGCGTTCTTGGTGAAATTTCAGGACGCATGAGAAATATAAATCtgattgattttttaataaG GGATCTTGTTAATCTCATTTGTGCTCACTTGGATCTGTTTCGTGCTGCTATCACAAAGATTGAAAAACAACACACAGATTCATTAACAATTGAAAGTCGGGATACAGAGATAAAAATTGTGTTGGCTGCTGAAGACAAATTGCATCCTGCTTTATTCTCTTCCGAAGCTGAGCACAAG GTTTTACAGCATCTGATGAATGGTCTTATTTCTGTCACTTTTAAGTCTGAGGATTTGCAGTGTTCTTTCTTTCGATATACCGTCAGGGAGCTTCTTGCATGTTGTGTAATGCGACCTGTCCTAAACTTAGCCAATCCAAG ATTTATTAATGAAAGAATTGAAGCTGTGGTGATTAATAAGACCAAGGCTAACAAGGAGGTTGATGCAGCTCAAGAGGTATCCCACACTAAAGCAGATGAGTTACAAACTTCATCTGACCATTTTTCCCAGTGTTTAGATCCTTCCGTTACTGGTGTTGAGCTTACACAGCTAAAAAATGGCCAATCAAGAAACGCAAAGCCATCTGCAGAAAGAAATGTTTCTGATAACCTTTCTAGAGACCCATTGCTTTCAATTGATACTCGATCTTCCCGTTCATGGAACACATTGCCTGGAAACTCCCAAAGTAATGGTGACCAAGGTACTCAACGACATCACTCGGGAGGAGAGTGGGGAGATATTTTAGACGTTGTCTCTCGAAGAAAGACCCAAACTCTTGCTCCAGAACATTTTGAGAATGTGTGGGCAAAGGGAAAAAATTACCAGAAAAAGGATGGAGAGAACCAATCAAATGAGCGAGCCCCACAACATCCTCCAATGGGAAAATCACCAAAGGTAGATCATATGAAGGCAATATCTGCACCTAAAGAAAAAGATACTAGATCGAATCTTAATCCCTCTAAGGGTGGCCACATTAATTCTGGATACAGCAGCCAATTCACTGTTGAAAATGCATCCTTTTATGCAAACAAGAATGGATCGACTTGTTCTTCAGTTACCTCGTCTAAAGATGATGAGCACAACCACATTAATAGGCACATGAGTGAATCAGAGAGCAATACTTCTTATACTTCTGAAGATGATGAAACTAGTACTGTTACTGGTCTTGATTCCCCTGGAACTAAGGTTTGGGATGGAAGAAGTATCAGAAACCAGGCTGTTTCTTATGTTCATCACCCACTTGAAAATTTTGACAATCACAGTCCAAAGAAAAGGAATAAGAACCGTTCCCGCTATCCAAAATTATTCAGAACACAATCTGGCAGTAAAAGGTCTAGGTCAAGCGATATCAAGACACACATGTGGCAGGAAGTTGAGAGATCAAGCTTTTTATCTGGTGATGGTCAAGACGTACTTAGCTCTTCAAAATCACATTTGAATTCTGACGAGTCCTCTGATGATGCTGATTTTGAAAGATCGGGTAGAATTTATAGTGGAGCAGCTGCCTCTTCGTCTTCTATTTCCAAATCAGAATCTGGTAGTTTGGCTGCTAATCCCCTGAGAGGTTCTTCTGCCGTAGATTCCTTTTATAAGTTGAGATGTGAG GTCTTGGGTGCAAATATTGTGAAGAGCGGTTCAAGAACGTTCGCCGTTTACTCCATATCTGTTACAGATGTAAATAATAACAGTTGGTCAATCAAAAGAAG GTTTCGTCATTTTGAGGAGCTGCATCGACGCCTGAAAGAGTTCCCTGAGTATAATCTTCATTTGCCACCTAAACATTTCCTGTCAAGTGGTTTAGATGTAGCAACCATTCAAGAGCGGTGTGAATTGCTTGATAAATATTTGAAG AAACTTATGCAGCTACCTACAGTTTCAGAATCAATTGAATTATGGGACTTTCTGAGTGTTGACTCTCAG aCGTACATATTCTCAAATTCTTTTTCTATCATGGAAACATTACCAG TTGGCCTGGATGCTAAGTCATCTGAGAAGACTAAAATCAGTTCCAATGTTTCTGCACCCGGAAGTGACCCTTTTTTGCGAAGAAGAAATAATGTTGTGGCTAATGGATTGGGGCCTAAAGTAAATAGCACGCCTCTTTCTCCACCAGCAAAAAAGAATACACAGGAATCAAGACAGTCATTTGGGAATTCTGGAAGCACTGCAGATAGTCTAGCATGGAAGAGTGCACCTTCTTCTCCCAATAACTTGCAGAAGTCAGTGAAAGGAAGAGATAGTTCAGATGAGGTCTCCAACGTGCACCATAATACTGCTGATACTCTTCCAACAGAG TGGGTGCCACCAAATTTAAGTGCACCCATATTGGATCTCGTTGATGTTATCTTCCAGCTGCAAGATGGTGGATGGATTag GAGGCAGGCTTTCTGGGTTGCTAAACAAGTCTTACAACTAGGAATGGGCGATGCCTTTGATGATTGGTTGTTAGAGAAAATTCTGCTTCTGCGAAAGGGATCAGTGATTGCTTCAGGGGTCACGCGAGTTGAGCAA ATACTCTGGCCTGATGGAATTTTCTTAACTAAGCATCCAAATCGACGACCACCACCAACACCCACCAGTCTATCTCAGAATTCACCTAATGGCAACCAACCTACACCAGTATCTTCTCCAAGGATGGATGATGAGAAGCAAGAGGCAGATCGGCGTGCAAAGTTTGTATATGAGCTAATGATTG ATCAAGCACCACCAACAATTGTAAGTCTTGTTGGAAGGAAGGAATATGAACAATGTGCTAGagatctttatttttttcttcag TCATCAGTTTGCTTGAAGCAGTTGGCTTTTGACCTCCTGGAGATGCTACTTTTGTCGGCATTTCCAGAACTTGATGATGTATTCAAGCAAGTGcatgaagaaaaacataaatttggCGAGCTCATCAAGTAA